Proteins co-encoded in one Brassica oleracea var. oleracea cultivar TO1000 chromosome C4, BOL, whole genome shotgun sequence genomic window:
- the LOC106340735 gene encoding uncharacterized protein LOC106340735: MVTLSLLNLLWVLLATFRNRVAMLHRAPCLHQEFSLTRMCLRQLITSLGWLRSEDLYVASMFIALEVTKVESLTIDNLFNCMPFITMDPHHEMATPQCLLDTIGQTHNVKVKVSDRSFTEKYHNCLKGCMSSSLARCKNHLCRSVTADIKGEQLPGPIVTCNSAFGETFYTGSSSGGSAPTNDSEVEQETKSPRFSS, encoded by the exons ATGGTTACTTTGAGCTTGCTTAATCTGCTGTGGGTACTCTTGGCTACTTTTAGGAACAG AGTGGCAATGTTGCACCGAGCCCCATGTCTTCATCAAGAGTTTTCATTGACAAGGATGTGCCTCCGACAATTGATTACCTCTCTTG GTTGGCTGAGAAGTGAGGACCTATATGTTGCTTCCATGTTTATTGCATTAGAGGTCACCAAGGTTGAAAGCCTTACTATAG ACAACCTTTTTAACTGCATGCCTTTTATAACCATGGATCCTCATCATGAGATGGCAACTCCACAGTGTCTGTTGGATACAATTGGCCAAACCCACAATGTCAAAGTGAAGGTTTCTGACCGCAGCTTCACTGAAAAATACCATAACTGTCTCAAAGGTTGTATGTCCTCCAGTCTTGCCAGATGTAAGAATCACCTGTGCAGATCAGTCACCGCAGACATTAAAGGTGAGCAACTTCCCGGGCCAATTGTAACATGTAACTCTGCCTTTGGTGAAACCTTTTACACTGGGTCTTCTTCTGGTGGAAGTGCTCCAACTAATGACAGTGAAGTGGAGCAGGAAACCAAGAGTCCAAGATTTAGTAGCTAA